One window from the genome of Nicotiana sylvestris chromosome 9, ASM39365v2, whole genome shotgun sequence encodes:
- the LOC104221963 gene encoding uncharacterized protein, translated as MANYRMDSEEEALFRNSPYTLYFVQSPSTISHANSGELTRHSNNNNKNNNSNEFSVCHSPIPQPEVGPLALSRYSSRGSNHSFSHHEKKISCDSLQSHETGINDENVEIDHEKRCGAKLLLHGKSGNSVEEGNEYEYEYEYEEEDYYYGKGNWKRFFSLGYSNSTPWIVLQVTWRLIVSMIIALVVFYIATKPPPPKVSLEIAGVREFGLREGVDGTGVNTKMLTCNYSMSLQIDNKSKLFGLYIHPPAMEMYFGRLPFISAQGEELYAGSNGPTYFKLNVGTREKAMYGAGRNMQDMLQSGKGLPLLLRVHLSSTFHVVWGLIKPKFHHQIECLLLLHNSYNKRHRTQAYNSTCTVLTS; from the exons ATGGCTAACTACAGGATGGATTCAGAGGAGGAAGCCTTGTTTCGAAATTCTCCTTATACACTTTATTTCGTCCAAAGTCCATCTACTATCTCGCATGCAAATAGCGGAGAACTCACTCGACAtagtaataacaacaacaaaaataataatagtaACGAGTTTTCAGTATGTCATTCCCCAATCCCTCAACCCGAAGTCGGTCCATTGGCTCTCTCTCGATACTCGTCTCGTGGATCTAATCACTCGTTCTCACATCACGAGAAGAAGATATCGTGCGACTCGCTTCAGAGCCATGAAACAGGAATTAATGATGAGAACGTTGAGATTGATCATGAGAAACGTTGCGGTGCAAAATTATTGCTACATGGGAAAAGTGGTAATAGTGTTGAAGAGGGGAATGAATATGAATATGAATATGAATATGAAGAGGAGGATTATTATTATGGGAAAGGAAATTGGAAGAGGTTTTTTTCTTTGGGATATTCGAATTCGACACCGTGGATTGTTTTGCAAGTAACTTGGAGGCTTATTGTGAGTATGATAATTGCTTTGGTTGTTTTCTACATTGCCACAAAGCCCCCTCCACCTAAGGTTTCTCTTGAG ATTGCCGGTGTTCGTGAATTTGGATTAAGAGAGGGAGTGGATGGAACTGGTGTAAATACCAAAATGCTTACATGCAATTATTCCATGAGTTTACAAATAGATAACAAGTCTAAGCTCTTTGGGCTTTACATTCACCCCCCTGCAATGGAAATGTATTTTGGAAGGCTCCCTTTCATATCAGCACAA GGGGAAGAGCTATATGCAGGGAGCAATGGGCCAACATACTTCAAGCTAAATGTAGGGACAAGGGAGAAGGCAATGTATGGGGCAGGAAGAAATATGCAAGACATGCTCCAATCTGGGAAAGGATTGCCTCTGCTCCTACGCGTGCATCTTAGTTCAACTTTTCATGTTGTTTGGGGTCTTATCAAACCCAAATTTCATCACCAAATCGAGTgcctccttcttcttcataattcTTATAATAAAAGACATAGGACCCAAGCTTATAACAGCACTTGTACTGTTCTCACTTCTTAA